From the genome of Streptomyces sp. NBC_01317, one region includes:
- a CDS encoding ParB/Srx family N-terminal domain-containing protein, whose product MSGSSRTPSTPHGARGLSGGLAAGALVLGTVLAGGGPALAASGPTATTTTTAAAANRATTTTTAANTARCAGPNAAALCAQPGDLLDVTLDQLRPTQPAIGFDQIYYKLGRYSSPKDEQAGDLNKRFDDWCETNGQEEAASARPGARISDPSSFTCTVAVGDETPDTLAQMKTVVVGPGGALYLTDGHHTLTSFLETPDGGPKTHIRLLVTGNLSALPTAAFWKTMQDNKWVWLRDENNDPITVDQLPTRLGLASFHDDPYRSLVYLTRDIGYQAPAEAAEFLEFSWGTWLRGRLDLASYDLRDPASYLSAVRTASEAMSATPGDTEITPGLTADQAGRMAEWNDGKKPTGGEFAKLGLPLSDKKPGKLAFALDYRAKVAVPPACTKTLTGAYTGPLVVASGVTCLDRARLTGPVVVRAGASLVSRGADITGPVQAVGARTVSLCGTRLTGPLSVVNTTERLTLSGPGCTANALNGPVQLVGNPVEAPVPALVP is encoded by the coding sequence ATGAGCGGCTCGTCCCGTACGCCGTCCACGCCCCACGGAGCGAGAGGCCTCAGCGGCGGTCTGGCGGCCGGAGCCCTGGTGCTGGGCACCGTCCTCGCCGGCGGCGGCCCCGCCCTCGCGGCGAGCGGGCCGACGGCGACCACGACCACAACGGCGGCGGCGGCGAACAGGGCAACCACGACCACAACGGCGGCGAACACGGCCCGCTGCGCCGGGCCAAACGCGGCGGCGCTCTGCGCCCAGCCCGGCGACCTGCTGGACGTGACCCTGGATCAGCTGCGCCCCACCCAGCCCGCCATCGGCTTCGACCAGATCTACTACAAGCTCGGCCGCTACAGCAGCCCCAAGGACGAGCAGGCCGGCGACCTCAACAAGCGCTTCGACGACTGGTGCGAGACCAACGGCCAGGAAGAGGCCGCGTCGGCGCGGCCCGGCGCCCGGATCTCCGACCCGTCGAGCTTCACCTGCACGGTCGCGGTCGGCGACGAGACACCCGACACGCTCGCCCAGATGAAGACGGTGGTGGTCGGCCCCGGCGGCGCGCTGTACCTCACCGACGGGCACCACACCCTGACGTCCTTCCTGGAGACGCCCGACGGCGGCCCGAAGACACACATCCGGCTGCTGGTCACGGGCAACCTGAGCGCGCTGCCCACCGCCGCGTTCTGGAAGACCATGCAGGACAACAAATGGGTCTGGCTGCGGGACGAGAACAACGACCCGATCACCGTGGACCAGCTCCCCACCCGTCTCGGCCTGGCGTCCTTCCACGACGACCCGTACCGGAGTCTCGTCTACCTCACCCGTGACATCGGCTACCAGGCCCCGGCCGAGGCCGCCGAGTTCCTGGAGTTCTCCTGGGGCACCTGGCTGCGCGGGCGCCTGGACCTCGCCTCGTACGACCTCCGCGACCCCGCGTCGTACCTCTCCGCCGTCCGGACCGCCTCCGAGGCCATGTCCGCGACCCCGGGCGACACGGAGATCACTCCCGGGCTGACCGCCGACCAGGCGGGCCGGATGGCCGAGTGGAACGACGGGAAGAAGCCGACCGGCGGCGAGTTCGCGAAGCTGGGCCTCCCGCTCTCCGACAAGAAGCCCGGCAAGCTGGCCTTCGCGCTGGACTACCGGGCCAAGGTCGCTGTCCCGCCCGCCTGCACGAAGACGCTGACCGGCGCGTACACCGGGCCGCTGGTGGTCGCCTCCGGCGTCACCTGCCTCGACCGCGCCCGGCTGACCGGGCCCGTCGTGGTCCGCGCGGGCGCCTCGCTGGTGTCCAGGGGCGCGGACATCACCGGTCCCGTCCAGGCGGTGGGTGCCCGTACGGTCAGCCTCTGCGGTACGCGGCTGACCGGGCCACTGTCCGTCGTGAACACGACGGAGCGGCTGACGCTTTCGGGCCCCGGCTGCACCGCGAACGCCCTGAACGGGCCGGTCCAGCTGGTCGGCAACCCGGTCGAGGCGCCGGTGCCGGCTCTCGTCCCGTAA
- the abc-f gene encoding ribosomal protection-like ABC-F family protein, which yields MRERAQLAMKDVSKGYGDRPVLDQVSLTVRPGEKAGIIGENGSGKSTLLRLLAGVERPDDGEITVRFPGGAGHLAQTLDLSRPLGRDRTVQDAVDTALAGLRDLERRLRAAEAALGSAGPAELAAYGNLLTTYEERGGYRAEARVDTALHALGLAHLTRDRALDSLSGGERSRLALACVLAPAPELLLLDEPTNHLDLRATAWLEDRLRSHRGTVLAVTHDRVFLERIATTILEVDRDTRAVTRYGDGWTGYRTAKAAARRRRVQDHAEWLAEVSRTEEQVAAAGQRLAGTGKDPGQGFGKHRRSHETKLSGQVRAAGERLGRLRREPVPAPPEPLRFTAALRAGPGPAAVGETLVSLEGVTVGDRLRVDALRIETGARLLVTGPNGAGKSTLLRVLAGELRPDSGSVLRSGRVRRGGIGYLPQELPATASPLPLLSAFASGRPGPPDEYAAELLSLGLFREADLRVPVAALSIGQRRRLELARLVTRPAELLILDEPTNHVALSLVEELEEALVPYAGAVVVVSHDRRFRESFEGTHLELRAGRVAETARVGD from the coding sequence ATGCGCGAACGCGCCCAACTCGCGATGAAGGACGTCTCGAAGGGGTACGGCGACCGGCCGGTCCTCGATCAGGTGTCGCTGACCGTACGACCCGGCGAGAAGGCCGGGATCATCGGGGAGAACGGCTCCGGGAAGTCCACGCTGCTCAGGCTGCTCGCCGGGGTGGAGCGACCGGACGACGGTGAGATCACGGTCCGTTTCCCGGGCGGGGCGGGCCATCTCGCCCAGACCCTCGACCTCTCCCGGCCCCTGGGCCGGGACCGTACCGTCCAGGACGCCGTCGACACCGCCCTCGCCGGCCTGCGCGACCTGGAACGGCGGCTGCGCGCCGCCGAGGCGGCCCTCGGGTCGGCCGGACCCGCCGAACTGGCCGCGTACGGCAACCTGTTGACGACGTACGAGGAGCGCGGCGGCTACCGGGCCGAGGCCCGCGTCGACACCGCCCTGCACGCGCTGGGGCTCGCCCACCTGACCCGCGACCGCGCCCTGGACTCGCTGTCCGGCGGTGAGCGGTCGCGGCTGGCGCTGGCCTGCGTCCTGGCGCCCGCGCCGGAGCTGCTGCTCCTGGACGAGCCCACCAACCACCTGGACCTCCGGGCCACGGCCTGGCTGGAGGACCGGCTCAGGTCGCACCGGGGTACGGTCCTGGCGGTCACGCACGACCGTGTGTTCCTGGAGCGGATCGCGACCACGATCCTGGAGGTCGACCGCGACACCAGGGCCGTGACGCGGTACGGCGACGGCTGGACCGGCTACCGCACGGCGAAGGCCGCCGCCCGCCGGCGCCGGGTCCAGGATCACGCCGAGTGGCTCGCCGAGGTGTCCCGTACGGAGGAACAGGTCGCCGCGGCGGGACAGCGGCTCGCGGGCACCGGCAAGGACCCGGGCCAGGGCTTCGGCAAGCACCGCCGCTCGCACGAGACCAAGCTGTCGGGGCAGGTGAGGGCGGCCGGCGAGCGGCTGGGGCGGTTGCGCAGGGAGCCGGTACCCGCGCCGCCTGAACCATTGCGGTTCACGGCGGCCCTGCGCGCGGGCCCCGGCCCGGCGGCGGTCGGCGAGACACTCGTCTCGCTCGAAGGAGTGACGGTAGGCGACCGGCTGCGGGTGGACGCGCTGCGGATCGAGACGGGCGCGCGGCTGCTGGTGACCGGTCCTAACGGCGCGGGCAAGTCCACCCTGCTGCGTGTCCTGGCGGGTGAACTGCGGCCGGACTCCGGTTCGGTGCTCCGGTCGGGCCGGGTCCGCAGGGGCGGGATCGGCTACCTGCCGCAGGAGTTGCCCGCCACCGCGTCGCCGCTGCCGCTGCTGTCCGCGTTCGCGTCGGGCCGCCCGGGGCCCCCGGACGAATACGCGGCCGAACTGCTCTCTCTGGGTCTGTTCCGAGAGGCGGATCTCCGGGTCCCGGTCGCCGCGCTCTCGATCGGCCAGCGACGCCGTCTGGAACTGGCCCGCCTGGTGACCCGGCCCGCCGAACTGCTGATCCTGGACGAGCCGACGAACCATGTGGCGCTCAGCCTGGTGGAGGAACTGGAGGAGGCGCTGGTGCCGTACGCGGGCGCGGTGGTGGTGGTCTCCCACGACCGCCGCTTCCGCGAGTCCTTCGAGGGCACGCATCTGGAACTCCGCGCGGGCCGCGTCGCGGAGACAGCGCGGGTGGGCGACTGA
- a CDS encoding GNAT family N-acetyltransferase — protein sequence MLITLGSPPTDAETDAWHAVITAAHVLDLPASVPEPSRSETAGKLRLPPVSGRNAHVVSTAADGSYDGVASLLLFTEEPHLQTAFLDVLVVRPDARRGGVGAALWTAIRDELAAAGRTSVSTVLELGGAGEAFVDSLGFANVLPLGWYVMRVRQTLDEVPEPALPAGLRFADWSGVVPDDLAEGFARAHDAMEDTPGGALEERVSSWDVRRVRAAARLIEDRGGAILTSAVLDTTAGDAVVGYTELVLRDPAGTRAVQYDTVVVPSHRGRGLGRAVKRHLLGTLHELHPGIREISTTVADSNTSMIAVNEGLGYRRERPVGLFQAKL from the coding sequence ATGCTGATCACTCTGGGAAGCCCGCCCACGGATGCCGAGACGGACGCCTGGCACGCGGTGATCACCGCGGCCCACGTCCTCGATCTCCCGGCGTCCGTCCCCGAGCCCAGCCGGTCCGAGACGGCGGGGAAGCTGCGGCTGCCTCCGGTGAGCGGACGGAACGCGCACGTCGTGTCGACGGCGGCGGACGGTTCGTACGACGGGGTCGCCTCCCTTCTCCTCTTCACCGAGGAGCCCCATCTCCAGACCGCTTTCCTCGACGTCCTGGTGGTGCGGCCCGACGCCCGACGGGGTGGTGTCGGTGCCGCGCTCTGGACCGCGATACGGGACGAACTCGCCGCCGCCGGGCGGACCTCGGTCTCGACGGTGCTCGAACTGGGCGGCGCGGGCGAGGCGTTCGTCGACAGCCTCGGCTTCGCGAACGTGCTCCCGCTCGGCTGGTACGTGATGCGGGTCCGGCAGACCCTCGACGAGGTCCCCGAGCCGGCGCTCCCCGCCGGGCTGCGCTTCGCCGACTGGTCGGGGGTGGTCCCCGACGACCTGGCGGAAGGTTTCGCCCGCGCGCACGACGCGATGGAGGACACGCCGGGCGGGGCCCTCGAGGAGCGGGTATCGAGCTGGGACGTACGGAGAGTGCGGGCCGCGGCCCGGCTCATCGAGGACCGGGGCGGGGCGATCCTCACCTCGGCCGTGCTCGACACGACGGCGGGTGACGCCGTGGTCGGCTACACGGAACTGGTCCTGCGCGACCCGGCGGGCACGCGCGCCGTCCAGTACGACACGGTGGTCGTACCGTCCCACCGCGGCCGGGGACTCGGCCGCGCGGTCAAACGCCATCTCCTCGGGACGCTGCACGAACTGCACCCCGGCATAAGGGAGATCAGCACGACGGTCGCCGACAGCAACACGTCGATGATCGCCGTGAACGAGGGGCTCGGCTACCGCAGGGAGCGGCCGGTGGGTCTGTTCCAGGCCAAGCTGTAG
- a CDS encoding ABC transporter ATP-binding protein: MYQLKGVTKVYHRGKKPVHALAGVDLTIEDGGRLVIQGPTGGGKSTLLQMLGALDRPTAGSVELDGVDLAGLSEARLTKVRAESIGFVFQSFNLIPTLTAQENVETALVPLGLKGAARRQQAAEALESVGLGERLSHVPGELSGGQQQRVAIARALVKRPKVLLADEPTGNLDESMRDEIMELLEGLWKEHGLTFIMVTHDSSIARRAPRLATIRKGKVTVTENATAA, from the coding sequence ATGTACCAGCTCAAAGGCGTCACCAAGGTCTACCACCGGGGAAAGAAGCCCGTCCACGCGCTCGCCGGCGTCGATCTGACCATCGAGGACGGCGGCCGGCTGGTCATCCAGGGCCCCACCGGCGGTGGCAAGTCCACGCTGCTCCAGATGCTCGGCGCGCTCGACCGGCCGACCGCGGGCTCCGTCGAACTCGACGGCGTCGACCTGGCCGGCCTGTCCGAGGCCCGGCTCACCAAGGTGCGCGCCGAATCCATCGGTTTCGTCTTCCAGAGCTTCAACCTCATCCCCACCCTCACCGCGCAGGAGAACGTCGAGACGGCGCTCGTCCCGCTCGGCCTCAAGGGGGCCGCCCGGCGCCAACAGGCAGCCGAGGCGCTGGAGTCCGTGGGCCTCGGTGAGCGACTCAGCCACGTACCGGGCGAGTTGTCCGGCGGACAGCAGCAGCGCGTCGCCATCGCCCGCGCCCTGGTGAAACGCCCGAAGGTGCTGCTCGCGGATGAACCCACGGGAAATCTGGACGAGTCGATGCGTGACGAGATCATGGAACTGCTGGAGGGCCTCTGGAAAGAGCACGGGCTGACCTTCATCATGGTCACGCACGACAGTTCCATCGCCCGCCGTGCTCCCCGGCTCGCCACCATCCGCAAGGGGAAGGTCACGGTGACCGAGAACGCGACCGCCGCCTGA
- a CDS encoding ABC transporter permease → MFFTYLRRELRRRRKAALVVASGLALGIALVIIVNSVSAGMGNAQDKVLQSLYGLGTDMTVTKAAPAATGGESGRPRFQFDAKGEDGESQSSDRVVVQGFQTLASSTVTKVADQSGVSGAVGGLSLNVLKINGEFTRGEFKPDENGGGSPGGGGNGGNGGGTGGRVSGGGANFDVDSFTLYGADVTEPALGPLTSSKITSGRTFKTTETDAKVAVVDSAYAKKKSLAVGKTLTIHGTEYSIIGVATADSGDAAANAYVPLKQAQTLSDSKDKITTVYVQASDSQQIDAVKSTIQKNISGTTVTTSADLADTVSGSLSTASDLATSVGKWLSIAVLIAAFLVAGLLTSSAVSRRVREFGTLKALGWKSGRVTRQVIGEALVNGLLGGVLGIALGVGGAYLVTAISPTLKAQIGSAASSGPGGGGFGGGGGPARQTASKALDVALTAPVSLATIGIAVALAVGGGLIAGGFGGWRASRLRPADALRRVE, encoded by the coding sequence ATGTTCTTCACATACCTCCGGCGCGAACTGCGCCGCCGCAGAAAGGCGGCGCTCGTCGTCGCCTCCGGGCTCGCGCTCGGCATCGCGCTCGTGATCATCGTCAATTCCGTGTCCGCCGGTATGGGCAATGCCCAGGACAAGGTCCTTCAATCGCTGTACGGCCTCGGCACGGACATGACCGTCACCAAGGCCGCGCCCGCCGCGACCGGGGGCGAGTCGGGGCGGCCGCGGTTCCAGTTCGACGCGAAGGGCGAGGACGGCGAGTCACAGAGCAGTGACCGGGTGGTCGTCCAGGGCTTCCAGACCCTCGCGTCCTCCACGGTGACCAAGGTCGCCGACCAGAGCGGTGTCTCCGGCGCGGTCGGCGGACTGAGCCTGAACGTGCTGAAGATCAACGGTGAGTTCACCCGCGGCGAGTTCAAGCCCGACGAGAACGGCGGCGGCTCTCCGGGGGGCGGCGGAAACGGCGGCAACGGTGGCGGCACCGGCGGCCGGGTCTCCGGAGGCGGCGCCAACTTCGACGTCGACTCGTTCACGCTGTACGGCGCCGACGTCACGGAGCCCGCGCTCGGCCCGCTGACCTCCTCGAAGATCACCTCGGGCCGTACGTTCAAGACGACGGAGACCGACGCGAAGGTCGCGGTCGTCGACAGCGCGTACGCCAAGAAGAAGAGCCTCGCGGTCGGCAAGACCCTCACCATCCACGGCACCGAGTACAGCATCATCGGGGTGGCCACGGCGGACAGCGGTGACGCCGCCGCCAACGCCTATGTCCCGCTGAAGCAGGCCCAGACCCTGTCCGACTCCAAGGACAAGATCACCACGGTCTATGTGCAGGCGTCCGACTCGCAGCAGATCGACGCGGTCAAGTCCACCATCCAGAAGAACATCTCGGGCACGACCGTCACCACCTCCGCCGACCTCGCGGACACCGTCTCCGGCTCCCTCTCCACCGCCTCCGACCTCGCCACGAGCGTCGGCAAGTGGCTGTCGATCGCGGTGCTGATCGCCGCCTTCCTCGTGGCAGGACTGCTCACCTCCTCGGCGGTCAGCCGCCGGGTACGGGAGTTCGGCACCCTCAAGGCGCTCGGCTGGAAGTCGGGCCGCGTCACCCGCCAGGTGATCGGTGAGGCCCTGGTCAACGGACTGCTGGGCGGAGTGCTCGGTATCGCCCTCGGCGTCGGTGGCGCCTACCTGGTGACGGCCATCAGCCCGACCCTCAAGGCACAGATCGGCTCCGCCGCCTCGTCAGGACCCGGCGGTGGCGGCTTCGGCGGTGGCGGCGGCCCGGCGCGGCAGACCGCCTCCAAGGCCCTCGACGTCGCGCTCACCGCGCCCGTGTCCCTCGCCACCATCGGGATCGCCGTGGCGCTCGCGGTCGGCGGCGGTCTGATCGCCGGCGGCTTCGGCGGCTGGCGTGCCTCGCGGCTGCGGCCTGCGGACGCCCTGCGGCGGGTCGAGTAG
- a CDS encoding L,D-transpeptidase, which produces MEIRVMTDSKRRRGLMAASALLGGVLVLSACSDDGGKTASGADSTKSSSQAQVDEAAAKATSEAKIVIAPRDGASNAGINDDAKVTVSKGTLTQVTMTTADGTAVKGTLSADGLSWKPDAQLERSTTYKIAATAKDGKGRKAFENSSFTTVSPANSFIGNFTPEDGSTVGVGMPVSINFDKAITDQKAVQDGITVTSSSGQQVVGHWFSQQRLDFRPDQYWKGGSTVTLKLNLDGVEGAKGLFGVQQKTVTFTIGRNQVSTVDAKAKTMTVTRDGKTVKTIPISSGSPDNPTYNGQMVISEKFKETRMNGATVGFTDDDGKGEYDIPDVPHAMRLSTSGTFIHGNYWGAPSVFGNVNTSHGCVGLQDVKGAGDDNQPAAWFYNNSLVGDVVIVKNSPDKTIKADNGLNGWNLSWAEWQAGSQA; this is translated from the coding sequence ATGGAGATACGTGTGATGACGGACAGCAAGCGGCGCAGGGGCCTCATGGCCGCGTCCGCACTGCTCGGTGGCGTACTGGTCCTTTCGGCCTGTAGCGACGACGGCGGCAAGACCGCGAGCGGCGCCGACAGCACGAAATCGTCGTCGCAGGCCCAGGTGGACGAGGCGGCCGCCAAGGCGACGTCCGAGGCCAAGATAGTCATCGCACCCCGGGACGGGGCGTCGAACGCCGGTATCAACGACGACGCCAAGGTCACGGTCAGCAAGGGCACCCTCACGCAGGTGACCATGACGACCGCCGACGGCACCGCGGTCAAGGGCACGCTGTCCGCCGACGGCCTCAGCTGGAAGCCGGACGCGCAGCTGGAGCGCTCCACGACGTACAAGATCGCCGCGACGGCGAAGGACGGCAAGGGCCGCAAGGCCTTCGAGAACTCCTCCTTCACCACCGTCTCGCCCGCCAACAGCTTCATCGGGAACTTCACCCCCGAGGACGGCTCCACCGTCGGCGTCGGCATGCCGGTCTCGATCAACTTCGACAAGGCGATCACCGACCAGAAGGCCGTGCAGGACGGGATCACCGTCACGTCCAGCAGCGGCCAGCAGGTCGTCGGCCACTGGTTCAGCCAGCAGCGCCTCGACTTCCGCCCCGACCAGTACTGGAAGGGCGGCTCGACGGTCACCCTCAAGCTGAACCTGGACGGGGTCGAGGGGGCGAAGGGCCTCTTCGGCGTCCAGCAGAAGACGGTCACCTTCACCATCGGCCGCAACCAGGTCAGCACGGTCGACGCCAAGGCGAAGACCATGACCGTCACGCGCGACGGCAAGACGGTCAAGACGATCCCGATCTCGTCGGGATCGCCCGACAACCCCACGTACAACGGTCAGATGGTGATCTCCGAGAAGTTCAAGGAGACCCGGATGAACGGCGCGACGGTCGGCTTCACCGACGACGACGGCAAGGGTGAGTACGACATCCCCGACGTGCCGCACGCCATGCGGCTGTCGACCTCCGGGACCTTCATCCACGGCAACTACTGGGGCGCCCCCTCCGTCTTCGGCAACGTCAACACCAGCCACGGCTGTGTCGGCCTCCAGGACGTCAAGGGCGCGGGCGACGACAACCAGCCCGCCGCGTGGTTCTACAACAACTCGCTGGTCGGTGACGTCGTCATCGTGAAGAACTCCCCGGACAAGACCATCAAGGCCGACAACGGTCTCAACGGCTGGAACCTGTCCTGGGCCGAGTGGCAGGCCGGCTCGCAGGCCTGA
- the hutH gene encoding histidine ammonia-lyase, whose amino-acid sequence MDMHTVILGTTGTTPEDVLAVARNHAKIELSVDAQRAIADARLIVDALAAKPEPVYGVSTGFGALASRHIGPGLRAQLQRNIVRSHAAGMGPHVERDVVRALMFLRLKTLASGHTGVRSEVAQTMADVLNAGITPVVHEFGSLGCSGDLAPLSHCALTLMGEGDAEGPDGIVRPAGELLAAHGIAPVELREKEGLALLNGTDGMLGMLVMALADLHRLYTSADITAALTLEALLGTAKVLAPELHAIRPHPGQAASADNMLRVLAGSGLTGHFQEDAAPRVQDAYSVRCAPQVAGAGRDTLEYARIVAGRELAAAVDNPVVLRDGRVESNGNFHGAPVAYVLDFLAIAAADLGSIAERRTDRLLDKNRSHGLPPFLADDAGVDSGLMIAQYTQAALVSDMKRLAVPASVDSIPSSAMQEDHVSMGWSAARKLRTAVDNLTRIIAVELYAATRAIELRAGLTPAPASQAAIDALRAAGVEGPGPDRFLAPDLAGADAFVRDGSLIAAVERVTGPLA is encoded by the coding sequence ATGGATATGCACACCGTCATCCTGGGCACCACCGGCACCACCCCCGAAGACGTCCTCGCCGTAGCCCGAAACCACGCCAAGATCGAGCTCAGCGTGGACGCGCAACGCGCGATCGCCGACGCCCGCCTCATCGTGGACGCGCTCGCCGCCAAGCCCGAGCCCGTCTACGGCGTCTCGACCGGGTTCGGCGCGCTCGCCAGTCGGCACATCGGGCCCGGCCTCCGGGCGCAGCTCCAGCGGAACATCGTGCGCAGCCACGCCGCCGGCATGGGGCCCCACGTCGAGCGGGACGTCGTGCGCGCGCTGATGTTCCTGCGGCTCAAGACCCTCGCCTCCGGGCACACCGGCGTACGCTCCGAGGTCGCCCAGACCATGGCGGACGTGCTGAACGCCGGGATCACGCCCGTCGTGCACGAGTTCGGCTCCCTCGGCTGCTCCGGCGACCTCGCGCCGCTCTCGCACTGCGCGCTGACCCTCATGGGCGAGGGCGACGCGGAGGGCCCGGACGGCATCGTGCGCCCCGCCGGAGAGCTGCTCGCCGCCCACGGCATCGCGCCGGTCGAGCTGCGCGAGAAGGAGGGCCTCGCCCTGCTCAACGGCACGGACGGCATGCTCGGGATGCTGGTCATGGCCCTCGCCGACCTGCACAGGCTCTACACCTCCGCCGACATCACCGCCGCGCTCACCCTGGAGGCACTCCTCGGCACCGCCAAGGTCCTCGCGCCCGAGCTGCACGCGATCCGGCCGCACCCGGGCCAGGCCGCCAGCGCCGACAACATGCTGCGGGTGCTCGCCGGGTCCGGTCTCACCGGTCACTTCCAGGAGGACGCGGCCCCGCGGGTCCAGGACGCGTACTCGGTGCGCTGCGCCCCCCAGGTCGCCGGCGCCGGCCGGGACACCCTGGAGTACGCCAGGATCGTGGCCGGCCGCGAGCTGGCCGCCGCCGTCGACAACCCCGTCGTCCTGCGGGACGGCCGCGTGGAGTCCAACGGCAACTTCCACGGCGCGCCCGTCGCGTACGTACTGGACTTCCTGGCCATCGCCGCCGCCGACCTCGGTTCCATCGCCGAGCGCCGCACCGACCGGCTGCTCGACAAGAACCGCTCGCACGGCCTGCCGCCCTTCCTGGCCGACGACGCCGGGGTCGACTCGGGCCTGATGATCGCCCAGTACACCCAGGCCGCACTGGTCAGCGACATGAAGCGGCTGGCCGTCCCGGCGTCCGTCGACTCCATCCCGTCCTCCGCGATGCAGGAGGACCACGTCTCGATGGGCTGGTCGGCGGCGCGCAAGCTCCGTACGGCCGTGGACAACCTCACCCGGATCATCGCGGTGGAGCTGTACGCGGCGACCCGCGCCATCGAGCTGCGCGCCGGGCTCACGCCCGCGCCCGCCTCACAGGCCGCGATCGACGCGTTGCGCGCCGCCGGGGTCGAGGGCCCCGGCCCCGACCGCTTCCTCGCGCCCGACCTCGCGGGCGCGGACGCGTTCGTACGGGACGGCAGTCTGATCGCCGCCGTGGAGCGGGTCACGGGCCCGCTGGCCTGA
- a CDS encoding GGDEF domain-containing protein produces the protein MGVDGRLRAVVSLAQAMASAQAPRDSWRAAAQGAREALGGSFAALSVWERDLGRLKVLVNAGERVAGEEEFPEAEAYPVHQFPEIAEFLHERWAGGGGPNAWVETAEGAAAGSPGYSHQRVAALRRRGRGCCVVAPIILHGRAWGELYVARPKGAPLFGRDDADFATVIASVVASGIAQTERLEEVRRLAFTDPLTGLANRRAVDMRLDEAVGRYRADGSVTSLVVCDLNGLKTVNDTHGHAVGDRLLERFASVLSLCAAKLPGAVAARLGGDEFCLLTVGPSADEVIAVADELCVRAAELELGEGVACGVASTGDAIGEVRSARRLFRLADAAQYRAKAARAGGPVVAGRDDEVLRLADTPPPSGDRRRFRDAR, from the coding sequence ATGGGAGTGGATGGGCGACTGCGAGCCGTGGTGTCGCTGGCGCAGGCCATGGCGTCGGCCCAGGCGCCGCGCGATTCCTGGCGGGCGGCCGCGCAGGGGGCGCGCGAGGCGCTCGGGGGGAGCTTCGCCGCGCTGTCCGTGTGGGAACGGGACCTCGGGCGGCTCAAGGTGCTCGTCAACGCGGGGGAGCGGGTGGCGGGAGAGGAGGAGTTCCCGGAGGCCGAGGCGTATCCCGTCCACCAGTTCCCGGAGATCGCGGAGTTCCTGCACGAGCGGTGGGCGGGGGGTGGCGGCCCGAACGCCTGGGTCGAGACCGCGGAGGGCGCGGCGGCCGGCTCGCCGGGCTACAGCCACCAGCGGGTGGCCGCGCTGCGGCGGCGGGGGCGGGGGTGCTGTGTGGTCGCGCCGATCATCCTGCACGGGCGGGCGTGGGGTGAGCTGTACGTGGCCCGGCCCAAGGGCGCGCCGCTCTTCGGCCGGGACGACGCGGACTTCGCGACCGTCATCGCGTCGGTCGTGGCGTCGGGGATCGCCCAGACGGAGCGGCTCGAAGAGGTCCGCCGCCTCGCCTTCACGGACCCCCTGACGGGGCTCGCGAACCGGCGGGCGGTCGATATGCGGCTTGACGAGGCGGTGGGGCGGTACCGGGCGGACGGCTCCGTCACGAGCCTGGTCGTCTGCGACCTGAACGGCCTGAAGACGGTCAACGACACGCACGGCCACGCGGTCGGCGACCGCTTGCTGGAACGGTTCGCCTCGGTCCTGTCCCTGTGCGCGGCGAAGCTGCCGGGCGCGGTGGCCGCGCGGCTGGGCGGGGACGAGTTCTGTCTTCTGACCGTGGGGCCCTCGGCGGACGAGGTGATCGCGGTCGCGGACGAGCTGTGCGTGCGGGCGGCGGAGCTGGAGCTGGGGGAGGGGGTGGCGTGCGGGGTCGCGTCTACGGGGGACGCGATTGGGGAGGTTCGTTCGGCACGTCGTCTGTTCCGCCTTGCGGACGCGGCGCAGTACCGCGCGAAGGCTGCGCGTGCGGGGGGGCCGGTGGTGGCGGGGCGGGACGACGAGGTGCTGCGCCTCGCGGACACGCCGCCCCCGTCCGGAGACCGCCGCCGTTTCCGCGATGCGCGTTGA